A genomic segment from bacterium encodes:
- the hisB gene encoding imidazoleglycerol-phosphate dehydratase HisB — MARKAKVERKTKETDILVEIVIDGKGKSDISTGVGFLDHMLTLFSRFSSIDMQIKAKGDVQVDTHHTVEDVGICLGEAIKEALGDRKGIKRFGFASTPMDEVLVNTSIDISGRPLLVFNVPYVKGREGSFETEDTKEFLKGFTTHSGITLHINLIYGDNLHHINEAIFKSLGLALKDAIKKEGTSIPSTKGRLD, encoded by the coding sequence ATGGCAAGAAAAGCAAAAGTAGAAAGGAAGACAAAGGAAACAGATATATTGGTTGAGATAGTTATTGATGGAAAAGGTAAAAGTGATATATCTACAGGGGTGGGCTTCCTTGACCATATGCTTACACTATTTTCAAGGTTTTCCAGTATAGATATGCAAATTAAAGCAAAAGGAGATGTTCAGGTAGATACACACCATACAGTTGAAGATGTTGGGATATGCCTGGGGGAAGCAATAAAAGAAGCATTAGGAGATAGAAAAGGTATAAAAAGGTTCGGGTTTGCTTCAACTCCTATGGATGAGGTTTTAGTTAATACATCTATTGATATATCAGGAAGACCTCTTCTTGTTTTTAATGTCCCTTATGTAAAAGGAAGAGAAGGAAGTTTTGAGACAGAGGATACAAAAGAGTTCCTGAAGGGATTTACCACGCATAGTGGAATAACACTGCATATCAACCTTATATATGGGGATAACCTGCACCATATTAATGAGGCAATATTTAAGTCCCTCGGACTTGCATTAAAAGACGCTATTAAAAAAGAAGGAACTTCTATCCCTTCCACAAAGGGACGTCTTGACTGA
- a CDS encoding site-specific integrase: protein MKELLKKFLEYLEYQKNYSSHTLKAYRVDILQFINFLRKKKKSFKDVEYRDFLDFLSSLKTEARYTEKSISRKVASIKALFKFLSTRKFIKNNPAILLYTPKVPERLPSFLSEEEVIKILETPKGKGWQILRDRAILELLYSTGIRVG, encoded by the coding sequence ATGAAGGAATTACTCAAGAAATTTCTTGAATATCTGGAGTACCAGAAAAATTATTCCTCCCATACGCTAAAAGCATACAGAGTAGATATATTGCAGTTTATTAACTTTTTAAGGAAGAAAAAAAAGTCGTTTAAAGATGTTGAATACAGAGATTTCCTTGATTTTCTTTCCTCTTTAAAGACAGAAGCCAGATATACAGAAAAGAGTATTTCCAGAAAGGTGGCAAGTATAAAAGCACTTTTTAAATTTCTTTCAACAAGAAAGTTCATAAAAAATAATCCTGCAATTCTACTCTATACACCCAAGGTCCCTGAAAGACTTCCTTCATTTCTTTCAGAAGAAGAAGTAATAAAAATACTTGAAACTCCTAAAGGAAAAGGATGGCAGATATTAAGAGACAGGGCAATACTTGAACTTTTATACTCAACAGGTATACGGGTGGGGGA